In Methanosarcina barkeri MS, a single window of DNA contains:
- a CDS encoding CARDB domain-containing protein: MKTEISKIIILFVFLLSLLISIPPTGASYSFEGIPLTPDAQGTFQGEVYIDGGHGLAFPPYSENFSVPDGTVRWARLYIGVWGGTENYEGWVQPKFNGQKLEQLPLAGVNDESKDVYCAGHGVYWVSYDVSNITKNGKNMVNVLTSKGEPGNKLDGRVYGAVLAAACENKKASTVSYQLLSGNVNLHGKGWSGTLANSNDVTNVNFSCGQALSSKDAANLSVVYLTGTKGLPDYLEFNGKMLGTSPKNLSEKYGENVRDVADEISNDAYGGEGPISRYFDIESFNVLDYLQANNSAAFLRGIDMNGDGEIDEQEGEDYLHPVLAALILTSKDTASVLPDLYPEMNASENELVDGTPAKVSFTINNPGGICDQNCTVSFRVDGNEVSTIPIQMTASGVYSSSISWPAVKGKHLLELSVNPKNSINESNNENNACALNVNVKSKPDLSVSLGDPVKIETKTEAASSSIICLSFLSILGSRRKKPILLLLLAVFLIMALSGCVEESHATEKTAYSIPVKIVNNGEASARNFDVNISLDGKSVTVLNIPELAGQKTIVNDIQVETLSGEHTIKAKVDENNHIIESDDDNNEFEASRNFT; encoded by the coding sequence ATGAAAACAGAAATTTCAAAAATAATTATCTTGTTTGTCTTTTTGCTCTCATTGCTCATTTCAATTCCTCCTACAGGAGCCAGCTACTCTTTTGAAGGTATACCCTTAACTCCGGATGCTCAGGGCACTTTTCAAGGAGAAGTTTACATAGACGGAGGACATGGACTTGCATTTCCTCCCTACTCCGAAAATTTTAGCGTTCCAGACGGTACTGTCCGCTGGGCTCGCCTGTATATCGGAGTTTGGGGAGGTACGGAAAATTACGAAGGATGGGTACAACCCAAGTTTAACGGGCAAAAGCTTGAGCAGCTACCGCTTGCCGGGGTTAATGACGAAAGCAAAGATGTATACTGCGCAGGTCATGGAGTTTACTGGGTTTCCTATGATGTAAGCAATATCACGAAAAACGGTAAAAATATGGTGAATGTCCTTACGAGCAAGGGTGAGCCAGGGAACAAACTGGATGGAAGGGTCTATGGTGCAGTACTTGCTGCGGCCTGTGAAAATAAAAAAGCATCTACAGTTTCCTACCAGCTTTTGAGTGGAAACGTAAATCTTCATGGTAAAGGCTGGAGCGGTACCCTGGCAAATTCAAATGACGTGACAAATGTCAATTTCAGCTGCGGACAGGCTTTGAGCAGCAAGGATGCTGCAAATCTTTCGGTAGTATACCTTACCGGAACAAAAGGCTTGCCTGATTATCTCGAGTTCAATGGAAAGATGCTTGGAACCTCACCTAAGAACCTCTCTGAAAAGTATGGAGAAAATGTTAGGGACGTTGCTGATGAGATCAGTAATGATGCCTATGGAGGCGAAGGTCCTATTTCCAGATATTTTGATATAGAAAGTTTCAATGTTCTTGATTATTTACAGGCCAATAACTCCGCAGCCTTTTTGAGGGGAATTGACATGAACGGGGACGGGGAAATTGATGAACAGGAAGGGGAGGACTACCTGCATCCTGTCCTTGCAGCCCTGATTCTGACCTCAAAGGATACCGCATCTGTACTTCCTGATCTCTATCCTGAGATGAATGCCTCAGAAAATGAGCTGGTTGATGGAACGCCTGCTAAAGTTTCCTTCACAATAAACAATCCTGGAGGAATCTGCGATCAGAATTGTACCGTGAGTTTTCGGGTAGATGGAAATGAGGTTTCAACTATCCCAATACAGATGACGGCATCAGGAGTGTACAGTTCTTCTATTTCATGGCCTGCTGTCAAAGGAAAACACTTGCTTGAACTTTCTGTGAATCCGAAAAACAGTATAAATGAATCAAATAATGAAAATAATGCTTGCGCATTAAACGTAAACGTCAAGTCAAAGCCAGATCTTTCGGTTTCCCTTGGGGACCCTGTGAAAATCGAGACAAAGACAGAAGCTGCATCTTCTTCGATAATTTGCCTTTCTTTCCTCTCGATATTAGGGTCTCGGAGAAAAAAACCGATTCTACTACTTTTACTTGCGGTATTTCTAATAATGGCTTTAAGTGGCTGTGTTGAGGAATCTCACGCAACAGAAAAAACTGCCTACTCTATCCCGGTAAAGATTGTTAATAACGGAGAAGCTTCAGCTCGGAACTTCGATGTAAATATCTCTCTTGATGGAAAAAGTGTCACTGTACTGAATATCCCGGAGCTGGCAGGCCAAAAAACAATCGTGAATGATATACAGGTTGAAACCCTGAGCGGAGAACACACCATTAAAGCGAAAGTCGATGAGAATAACCATATTATTGAGTCGGATGATGATAACAATGAATTTGAAGCCAGTCGCAATTTTACTTAA